In the Clostridium beijerinckii genome, one interval contains:
- the dnaA gene encoding chromosomal replication initiator protein DnaA: MDADLKNLWDKTLDIIKSELSEVSFNTWIKSCEPLSISSNTLKISVPNSFTQDILDKRYKDLVANSIKAVCSKLYTIEFIIMSEIYEKEEIKSSSNQKPKAIVVNDEMSSTLNPKYTFNSFVIGNSNRFAHAASLAVAESPAKAYNPLFIYGGVGLGKTHLMHAIGHYILDGNPNAKVVYVSSEKFTNELINAIKDDKNEEFRNKYRNVDILLIDDIQFIAGKERTQEEFFHTFNALHDANKQIILSSDRPPKEIPTLEDRLRSRFEWGLIADIQVPDFETRMAILKKKADVENLNVANEVMGYIATKIKSNIRELEGALIRIIAYSSLTNREVTVDLATEALKDIISKKQGKHVTIDLIQDVVSSYFNLRVEDLKSQRRTRNVAYPRQIAMYLSRKLTDMSLPKIGEEFGGRDHTTVIHAYEKISENLKTDDSLQNTVNDITKKLTQN; this comes from the coding sequence ATGGATGCCGATCTTAAAAATTTATGGGATAAAACCTTAGATATTATAAAAAGTGAGCTAAGTGAAGTTAGTTTTAATACTTGGATTAAAAGCTGCGAACCTCTGTCTATTTCTTCTAATACTCTAAAGATAAGCGTTCCAAATTCCTTTACTCAAGATATTTTAGATAAAAGATATAAAGATTTAGTTGCAAACTCCATAAAAGCAGTATGTTCAAAATTATATACAATTGAATTTATTATAATGTCTGAAATCTATGAAAAAGAAGAAATTAAGAGTTCGTCAAATCAGAAACCAAAAGCTATTGTAGTTAATGATGAAATGTCGTCTACATTAAATCCAAAATATACTTTTAATTCTTTTGTAATAGGTAATAGTAATAGATTTGCTCATGCTGCATCTTTGGCAGTTGCAGAATCACCAGCAAAAGCATATAACCCGTTATTCATATATGGTGGAGTCGGACTTGGAAAGACTCACTTAATGCATGCCATAGGTCATTACATCTTAGATGGTAATCCTAATGCTAAAGTTGTATATGTCTCATCTGAAAAATTTACCAATGAATTAATAAACGCTATAAAAGATGATAAGAATGAAGAATTCAGAAATAAATACAGGAATGTTGATATCTTACTTATAGATGATATTCAATTTATAGCCGGAAAAGAGCGTACTCAAGAAGAATTCTTTCATACATTTAATGCGTTACATGATGCGAATAAACAAATTATATTATCTTCAGATAGACCGCCAAAAGAAATTCCAACATTAGAAGATAGGCTTCGATCTAGATTTGAATGGGGTTTAATAGCAGATATTCAAGTCCCTGATTTCGAAACTAGAATGGCAATACTAAAAAAGAAAGCTGATGTTGAAAATTTAAATGTAGCAAATGAAGTTATGGGATACATTGCTACTAAAATTAAATCTAATATAAGGGAACTTGAAGGCGCACTAATAAGAATAATTGCTTACTCCTCATTAACTAACAGAGAAGTTACTGTAGATTTAGCTACAGAAGCATTAAAAGATATAATATCTAAAAAGCAAGGAAAGCATGTGACTATTGACTTAATACAAGATGTAGTTTCTAGTTACTTTAATTTGCGTGTTGAAGATTTAAAATCTCAAAGGCGAACTAGAAATGTTGCTTACCCAAGGCAAATAGCAATGTATTTAAGTAGAAAACTAACAGATATGTCTTTACCTAAAATTGGAGAAGAATTTGGAGGGAGAGATCATACCACGGTAATACATGCTTATGAGAAAATATCTGAGAATCTCAAGACTGATGATTCATTACAGAATACTGTTAACGACATTACAAAAAAATTGACTCAGAATTAA
- the dnaN gene encoding DNA polymerase III subunit beta yields MIFTCEKQKILEGISIVQKAITGKSTMPILEGIHINASNSTITLIGSDMDVSIQTLVDATIMEEGSIVIDAKIFGEIIRKLPNSTIRIETMENQIIKITCEKSIFDVVYMNTNEFPELPEINENLKISVNQNILKNMIKGTSFAIAQDETRPILQGILFEVRNKNLNLVALDGYRLAIKSEFLDTDIDIEVVIPGKTLNEVSKILEDIDEIVDITFTNNHILFNLKRTKIISRLLEGKFINYKSLLPQEHKLFVNVNRQELQNAIERASLMAKDGNTNLIKLDLHQDNLVITSNSQLGKVRDEISIKLQGDEIEIAFNSKYLLDVLKNMEDNEVVMKMTSGISPCVIEENSNENAKYLVLPVRLMR; encoded by the coding sequence ATGATCTTTACATGTGAAAAACAAAAAATATTAGAAGGTATATCAATAGTTCAAAAAGCCATAACAGGTAAATCAACAATGCCTATATTAGAAGGTATTCATATAAATGCAAGTAATTCAACAATAACTCTTATAGGTTCAGATATGGATGTTAGTATTCAAACATTAGTTGATGCAACTATTATGGAAGAAGGAAGTATAGTTATTGATGCTAAAATATTTGGAGAAATAATAAGAAAACTACCTAATTCAACTATAAGAATAGAAACTATGGAAAATCAGATAATAAAAATAACTTGTGAAAAATCCATATTTGATGTAGTTTATATGAACACAAACGAATTTCCAGAGTTACCTGAAATTAATGAGAATTTAAAAATATCAGTAAATCAAAATATATTAAAAAATATGATAAAGGGAACTTCTTTTGCTATCGCTCAAGACGAAACAAGACCTATTCTTCAAGGAATATTATTCGAGGTGAGAAATAAAAACTTAAACTTAGTTGCTCTAGATGGATATAGATTAGCTATAAAAAGTGAATTTTTAGATACGGATATTGATATAGAAGTTGTAATTCCAGGAAAAACATTAAATGAAGTATCAAAGATACTAGAAGATATAGATGAGATTGTGGATATAACATTTACTAATAACCATATATTATTTAATTTAAAAAGAACTAAAATAATATCTAGATTATTAGAAGGTAAGTTCATAAATTATAAATCATTATTACCACAAGAACACAAACTATTTGTAAATGTTAATAGACAAGAACTACAAAATGCGATAGAAAGAGCATCCCTAATGGCTAAGGATGGAAATACAAATTTAATAAAATTAGATTTACATCAAGATAACTTAGTAATAACCTCTAATTCTCAATTGGGAAAGGTAAGAGATGAAATTTCGATAAAATTGCAAGGAGATGAAATAGAAATTGCATTTAACTCAAAATATCTGCTAGATGTTTTAAAGAACATGGAGGATAATGAAGTTGTTATGAAAATGACATCTGGTATAAGCCCATGTGTTATTGAAGAAAATAGTAATGAAAATGCAAAATATTTAGTTTTGCCAGTAAGACTGATGAGATAG
- the yaaA gene encoding S4 domain-containing protein YaaA: protein MNKIKIDTEIIKLDAFLKWASIASSGSEAKIYVQDGMIKVNGEVCTQRGKKLRIGDVVNFEGSDFEII, encoded by the coding sequence ATGAATAAAATAAAAATTGATACTGAAATTATAAAATTAGATGCTTTTTTAAAATGGGCATCTATTGCTAGCTCAGGTTCAGAAGCTAAGATTTATGTGCAAGATGGAATGATAAAGGTTAATGGAGAAGTTTGTACTCAAAGAGGTAAAAAATTAAGAATTGGAGATGTAGTAAACTTCGAAGGTTCAGATTTTGAAATAATATAG
- the recF gene encoding DNA replication/repair protein RecF (All proteins in this family for which functions are known are DNA-binding proteins that assist the filamentation of RecA onto DNA for the initiation of recombination or recombinational repair.): MYVKNINLLNYRNYKKLSVELTENVNVFVGDNAQGKTNILESVYYCAFAKSHRTSKDKELINWENSTAYISLLIGKNRLDKKIDINILRDGKKAIKVNNIKVNKIGELFGIFNVVMFSPEDLKVIKEAPSLRRRLLDMELSQVNPNYYFNLVQYNKVLGERNILLKSRSFSEDILDVYDIQLSKYADYIISKRLEYINKINFYGDIIHKEITSGKEEINFKYNCTVNLENGKFKDNYLKKLKDNIEKDREKGLTSVGPHRDDFSVFINNIDTKVFGSQGQQRTSILTMKFASLKIIREITGEYPVLLLDDVLSELDVNRKKYILRSIKDIQTIITCAGIEDLNDYLDDKVKIFNVSNGQILNQGRNI, translated from the coding sequence ATGTATGTTAAAAATATAAATTTGCTTAATTATAGGAATTATAAAAAATTAAGCGTAGAATTGACTGAAAATGTTAATGTGTTTGTGGGAGATAATGCTCAAGGAAAAACAAATATTTTAGAATCAGTATATTATTGTGCTTTTGCAAAATCACACAGAACATCAAAAGATAAAGAATTAATAAATTGGGAAAATAGTACAGCCTACATAAGTTTACTTATAGGGAAAAATAGATTAGATAAAAAGATCGATATAAATATACTCAGAGATGGTAAGAAAGCCATAAAAGTAAATAATATAAAAGTAAATAAGATAGGTGAATTATTTGGAATTTTTAATGTAGTAATGTTTTCTCCAGAAGATTTAAAAGTTATAAAGGAAGCACCGAGTTTAAGAAGAAGACTATTAGATATGGAATTATCTCAGGTAAATCCAAACTATTACTTCAATTTAGTACAATATAATAAAGTTTTAGGCGAAAGAAACATTTTATTAAAGAGCAGGTCATTTAGTGAAGATATCTTAGATGTATATGATATACAATTAAGTAAATATGCTGATTATATTATTTCAAAAAGGTTAGAATATATAAATAAGATAAATTTTTACGGTGATATAATTCATAAAGAAATTACATCTGGAAAAGAAGAAATAAACTTTAAATATAATTGTACTGTTAATCTAGAGAATGGAAAATTTAAAGATAATTATTTAAAAAAACTAAAAGATAATATTGAAAAAGATAGGGAAAAGGGGTTAACGTCTGTAGGACCTCATAGAGATGATTTTAGCGTATTTATAAATAATATTGATACTAAGGTTTTCGGATCTCAAGGACAACAAAGAACATCGATTTTAACTATGAAATTTGCATCTTTAAAAATCATTAGAGAGATTACAGGTGAATATCCAGTATTATTGTTAGATGATGTTTTATCCGAGCTTGATGTAAATAGGAAAAAATATATATTAAGATCAATAAAGGATATACAAACTATAATAACATGTGCTGGAATTGAGGATTTAAATGATTATTTAGATGATAAAGTCAAGATATTTAATGTATCAAACGGACAAATTTTAAATCAAGGGAGGAATATATAA
- the remB gene encoding extracellular matrix regulator RemB encodes MFLHLGENVVVPIKDIIGIFDLQNTMYSSDTIQFLRLAEEDGFVERITEEKPKSFIIAEVDNKSKIYLSPISSTTLTKRTDIEYSS; translated from the coding sequence ATGTTTTTGCATTTAGGTGAAAATGTAGTAGTTCCTATTAAAGACATTATTGGAATATTCGATCTTCAAAATACGATGTATAGCTCTGATACAATACAATTTTTAAGGCTAGCAGAAGAAGACGGATTTGTAGAAAGAATAACAGAAGAAAAACCAAAGTCGTTTATAATAGCAGAAGTAGATAATAAGAGTAAAATATATTTATCACCAATATCATCAACTACATTAACAAAAAGGACAGATATAGAATATAGTTCTTAA
- the gyrB gene encoding DNA topoisomerase (ATP-hydrolyzing) subunit B, which yields MEQNNKKYDENQIQVLEGLEAVRKRPGMYIGSTSSRGLHHLVYEIVDNSIDEALAGYCNKIEVYINEDNSITVNDDGRGMPVGIHPKMGKSTVEVIMTILHAGGKFGGGGYKVSGGLHGVGASVVNALSEECTVTVKRDGHIWQQNYSKGKVLNELSKIGDSDQTGTQTYFKPDTEIFDEIVFDFEVLSQRLRELAFLNKGIYIKLVDKRDEKEEVFHYEGGIKSFVSYLNRNKVPLHEEPIYIEGVKDNISVEVAIQYNDGYTENIFSFANNIDTVEGGTHLVGFKTALTRVFNDYAKKFGHIKENDKNFTGDDIREGLTGVISIKIEEPQFEGQTKTKLGNSEVRGIVDSIVGENIGIFLEENPNIGKMIVDKALMAARARDAARKARELTRKSVLERSTLPGKLADCSSKDPRECEIYIVEGDSAGGSAKQGRNRKFQAILPLRGKILNVEKQRLDRILNADTIRSMITAFGAGIGNDFDVEKIRYNRIIIMTDADVDGAHIRTLLLTFFYRYMRNLIDDGHVYIAQPPLYKVSKGKKDYYAYSDPELESVLSELGGKDNSTDIQRYKGLGEMNASQLWDTTMDPEKRILLKVNIEDAMAADEIFTILMGEKVEPRKEFIQQNARNVVNLDI from the coding sequence TTGGAACAAAATAACAAAAAATATGATGAAAATCAGATACAAGTTCTTGAAGGATTAGAAGCAGTAAGAAAAAGACCAGGAATGTATATTGGAAGCACTAGTTCAAGAGGACTTCATCATTTAGTATATGAAATCGTAGATAATAGCATTGATGAGGCTTTAGCAGGATATTGTAATAAGATAGAAGTATACATTAATGAGGATAATTCGATTACAGTAAATGATGATGGTAGAGGTATGCCTGTCGGAATACATCCTAAGATGGGAAAATCTACTGTTGAAGTTATAATGACTATATTACATGCAGGTGGTAAATTTGGAGGAGGGGGATATAAGGTTTCAGGTGGATTACACGGAGTTGGTGCATCTGTAGTTAATGCTCTTTCAGAAGAATGTACTGTCACAGTTAAGAGAGATGGACATATATGGCAGCAAAATTATAGTAAAGGGAAGGTTCTTAATGAGCTTTCTAAAATAGGGGATAGTGATCAGACTGGAACACAGACATATTTTAAGCCTGATACAGAAATATTTGATGAAATAGTATTTGATTTTGAAGTTTTATCTCAAAGATTAAGAGAGTTAGCTTTCTTAAACAAAGGAATATATATAAAGTTAGTAGATAAAAGAGATGAAAAAGAAGAGGTTTTCCATTATGAGGGGGGAATTAAATCATTTGTTAGCTATTTAAATAGGAACAAAGTTCCACTTCATGAAGAACCAATATATATCGAAGGCGTGAAAGATAATATATCCGTGGAAGTTGCTATTCAATATAATGATGGTTACACTGAAAATATATTTTCCTTTGCAAATAATATTGATACAGTTGAAGGTGGAACCCATTTAGTTGGATTTAAAACTGCATTAACCAGAGTATTTAACGATTATGCAAAGAAATTTGGACATATAAAAGAAAATGACAAGAATTTTACTGGTGATGACATAAGAGAAGGACTTACTGGAGTAATATCTATAAAGATTGAGGAACCTCAGTTTGAGGGGCAAACAAAAACTAAATTAGGAAATAGTGAAGTAAGAGGAATTGTAGATTCTATTGTTGGAGAAAATATAGGAATATTTCTTGAGGAAAATCCTAATATAGGTAAAATGATTGTTGATAAAGCTCTAATGGCTGCCAGAGCCAGAGATGCAGCTAGAAAAGCAAGAGAATTAACACGAAAATCAGTCTTGGAAAGATCTACATTGCCTGGGAAATTAGCAGATTGTTCATCTAAAGACCCAAGGGAATGTGAAATTTATATAGTCGAAGGAGATTCGGCAGGTGGATCTGCAAAGCAAGGAAGAAATAGAAAATTCCAAGCTATTTTACCTTTAAGAGGTAAAATATTAAATGTTGAAAAACAAAGATTAGATAGAATATTAAATGCAGATACTATTAGATCAATGATTACTGCATTTGGAGCAGGCATAGGAAATGATTTTGATGTTGAAAAGATTAGATATAATAGAATTATAATTATGACAGATGCCGATGTTGATGGTGCTCATATTAGAACATTATTACTAACATTTTTTTATAGATATATGAGGAATTTAATAGATGATGGGCATGTATACATAGCGCAACCACCATTATATAAAGTTAGTAAAGGTAAAAAAGATTATTATGCATATAGTGATCCTGAATTAGAAAGTGTTTTATCTGAGCTAGGTGGAAAAGATAATTCAACTGATATTCAAAGATATAAAGGTCTTGGAGAAATGAATGCATCTCAATTGTGGGATACAACTATGGATCCAGAAAAGAGAATTTTATTAAAAGTAAATATAGAAGACGCTATGGCTGCCGATGAAATTTTCACCATATTGATGGGGGAAAAAGTTGAGCCAAGAAAAGAATTTATACAACAAAATGCTAGAAATGTTGTTAATTTAGATATTTAG
- the gyrA gene encoding DNA gyrase subunit A has product MDFNEGKVIPVDIKNEMKKCYIDYAMSVIVGRALPDVRDGLKPVHRRILYSLQELGLTPEKGYRKCARIVGDVLGKYHPHGDSSVYDALVRMAQDFSMRYMLVDGHGNFGSVDGDSAAAMRYTEAKMNKIAVEMLRDINKNTVDFMPNFDGEEQEPVVLPSRFPNLLVNGSSGIAVGMATNIPPHNLAEIIDGTIMLIDNPESTVLELMTKITGPDFPTGATIMGKAGIRAAYETGKGKIIVRANAEIEEENGRHSIIVTEIPYQVNKAKLVENIADLVKDKKITGISDLRDESDRDGMRIVIELKRDANPSVVLNLLYKHTKLQDTFGIIMLALVNNEPKVLNLKQILENYVEFQKEVITRRTIFDLNKAEARAHILEGLKIALDNIDEVISIIRNSNTTEIAKNTLMERFELSEKQSQAILEMRLRRLTGLERGKIEEEYNELMKQIEYLKSILASEEKLLDVIKEELLEIKNRYSDERKSKIEKIVNEIDIEDLIQEEDVVITLTHSGYIKRISADTYSSQRRGGKGIQAMSTKEDDFVEHLMITSTHSDVLFFTNKGRVYKLRAYEVHDAGRQAKGTNLINLIAIEPDEKIQTVLTVTDEKKEGFLFMGTKQGIVKKTPLSEFKNLRKNGLIAISLKDGDELLKVKNTYGDANIMVVTQNGYAVKFNEKDVRSMGRTASGVKAINLKEDDIAVCMDIAVDGEELLVISENGYGKRTPIAEYKLQNRGGVGLITYKISEKTGKLAGATICKVDDELMLINSSGVAIRINVADISVTSRSAMGVTLMRTNEDEKVVAIAKILSSDDQETESGDEAESEINNIEE; this is encoded by the coding sequence ATGGATTTTAATGAAGGAAAAGTTATACCAGTAGATATTAAAAACGAAATGAAGAAATGTTATATAGATTATGCAATGAGTGTTATAGTTGGTCGTGCATTACCAGATGTAAGAGACGGACTAAAACCTGTTCATAGAAGGATATTATATTCGTTGCAAGAATTGGGGTTAACTCCTGAAAAGGGATATAGAAAGTGTGCAAGAATAGTTGGAGATGTTTTAGGTAAATATCATCCACATGGTGATAGTTCAGTTTATGATGCATTAGTTAGAATGGCTCAAGATTTTTCAATGAGATATATGCTAGTTGATGGACATGGAAATTTTGGATCAGTTGATGGTGACAGTGCAGCTGCTATGAGATATACAGAAGCAAAAATGAATAAAATAGCAGTTGAAATGTTAAGAGATATTAATAAGAACACAGTTGATTTTATGCCTAACTTTGATGGTGAAGAGCAAGAGCCAGTAGTATTACCATCAAGATTTCCTAATCTCTTGGTAAATGGTTCATCAGGAATTGCAGTCGGCATGGCAACTAATATTCCGCCACACAATTTAGCTGAAATAATTGATGGGACTATTATGCTTATAGATAATCCTGAAAGCACAGTTTTGGAACTTATGACTAAAATTACAGGACCGGATTTTCCTACAGGGGCTACCATTATGGGGAAAGCAGGAATTAGGGCTGCATATGAAACTGGTAAGGGAAAGATAATAGTAAGAGCGAATGCTGAAATAGAGGAAGAAAATGGAAGACACTCGATAATCGTTACTGAGATACCATATCAAGTAAATAAGGCAAAACTTGTAGAAAATATTGCTGATTTAGTAAAAGATAAAAAGATTACTGGAATCTCTGATTTGAGAGACGAATCAGACAGAGACGGTATGAGAATCGTAATCGAGCTTAAAAGAGATGCTAATCCAAGTGTAGTATTGAATTTATTATATAAGCATACAAAGCTTCAAGATACATTTGGCATTATTATGTTAGCATTAGTCAATAATGAGCCAAAGGTTTTAAATTTAAAGCAAATACTAGAAAATTATGTAGAATTTCAAAAAGAAGTTATAACAAGAAGAACTATATTTGATTTAAACAAGGCAGAGGCTAGAGCACATATCTTAGAAGGTTTAAAAATAGCATTAGATAACATAGATGAAGTAATAAGTATAATAAGAAATTCTAATACTACTGAAATTGCCAAAAATACTCTAATGGAAAGGTTTGAACTTTCTGAGAAGCAATCTCAGGCTATATTAGAGATGAGATTAAGAAGATTAACTGGATTAGAAAGAGGTAAAATCGAGGAAGAGTATAATGAGCTAATGAAACAAATAGAATATTTAAAATCTATTTTAGCTAGTGAAGAAAAACTGTTAGATGTTATTAAAGAGGAACTATTAGAAATAAAGAATAGGTACTCAGACGAGAGAAAAAGTAAAATTGAAAAAATAGTAAATGAAATTGATATAGAGGATTTAATTCAAGAAGAAGATGTTGTGATAACATTAACACATTCAGGATATATAAAAAGAATTTCGGCAGACACTTATTCATCACAAAGAAGAGGTGGAAAAGGAATTCAAGCAATGTCAACTAAGGAAGATGATTTTGTTGAGCACTTGATGATAACATCAACACATTCTGATGTACTATTCTTTACCAATAAAGGAAGAGTGTATAAATTAAGAGCTTATGAAGTTCATGATGCTGGAAGACAGGCGAAAGGAACAAATCTGATAAATCTTATAGCAATAGAACCTGATGAAAAGATTCAAACAGTACTTACTGTAACAGATGAGAAAAAAGAAGGCTTTTTGTTTATGGGAACTAAGCAAGGAATAGTAAAGAAGACTCCATTAAGTGAATTTAAAAATCTAAGAAAGAATGGATTAATCGCAATAAGCTTAAAAGATGGCGATGAATTATTAAAAGTAAAGAATACCTATGGTGATGCTAATATTATGGTTGTAACTCAAAATGGTTATGCCGTTAAATTTAATGAAAAAGATGTTAGATCAATGGGAAGAACTGCATCAGGTGTTAAAGCTATTAATTTAAAAGAAGATGATATAGCAGTATGTATGGATATTGCTGTTGATGGAGAAGAGTTATTAGTAATAAGTGAAAATGGATATGGAAAGAGAACTCCTATTGCTGAATATAAGCTTCAAAATAGGGGTGGAGTAGGACTAATAACTTATAAAATTAGTGAAAAGACTGGAAAGCTTGCTGGCGCTACAATTTGTAAGGTAGATGATGAATTAATGCTTATAAATTCTAGTGGAGTAGCTATTAGAATTAATGTAGCAGATATCTCTGTAACAAGTAGATCAGCAATGGGGGTAACATTGATGAGAACGAATGAAGATGAGAAAGTTGTTGCAATAGCTAAAATATTAAGCAGTGATGATCAAGAAACTGAATCTGGTGATGAAGCTGAATCTGAAATAAATAATATAGAAGAATAA